A genomic segment from Cyanobium sp. NIES-981 encodes:
- a CDS encoding folylpolyglutamate synthase/dihydrofolate synthase family protein, with protein sequence MDDFSDLIEPFSRRGVDLGLDRLQAALADLGHPERRFAAVQVAGTNGKGSICTLLHQALLAAGIRTGLYTSPHLVSWTERIRLGAHPISPAALRTHLEAASAAARRHHLTPFELVTAAAFLAFAAAGLELVVLEVGLGGRLDATTCHPGRRVIGFASIGLDHAEFLGPDVASITREKAGVLEEGAVAISGAQVPAARAVLEEEARRRGARLTWVDPLDPRQWDLGLPGAVQTSNGAVALGVLQALADQGWVIPQAAIRRGFAAARWPGRLQQVQWRGLPLLLDGAHNPPAAAALRAELDSNGRRHGLPPGPRRWVLGMLASKEGPQIVGSLLAPGDQAWIVPVPGHPSWSHRQLQQALEDDLARRLHPAESLEQALRAAAPGPVPVAGSLYLIGHLLAAIAAE encoded by the coding sequence TTGGACGACTTCTCCGACCTGATCGAGCCGTTCAGCCGCCGGGGGGTGGACCTCGGCCTCGATCGCCTGCAGGCGGCCCTCGCCGACCTCGGCCATCCGGAGCGGCGCTTCGCCGCCGTGCAGGTGGCGGGCACCAACGGCAAGGGATCGATCTGCACCCTGCTCCATCAGGCCCTGCTGGCCGCCGGAATCCGCACCGGGCTCTACACCTCGCCCCACCTGGTGAGCTGGACGGAACGGATCCGCCTCGGCGCCCACCCCATCAGCCCCGCCGCCCTGCGCACCCACCTGGAGGCCGCCAGCGCGGCAGCCCGCCGCCACCACCTCACCCCGTTCGAGCTGGTCACCGCCGCCGCGTTCCTGGCCTTCGCCGCCGCTGGGCTGGAGCTGGTGGTGCTGGAGGTGGGTCTGGGGGGGCGGCTGGATGCCACCACCTGCCACCCCGGCCGACGCGTGATCGGCTTCGCCAGCATCGGGCTGGACCATGCCGAGTTCCTGGGGCCGGATGTGGCCAGCATCACCCGCGAGAAGGCCGGGGTGCTGGAGGAGGGCGCCGTGGCGATCAGTGGGGCGCAGGTCCCGGCGGCACGCGCGGTGCTGGAGGAGGAGGCCCGGCGCCGGGGGGCGCGCCTCACCTGGGTGGACCCCCTGGATCCCCGCCAATGGGATCTGGGCCTGCCCGGCGCTGTGCAGACCAGCAACGGCGCCGTGGCCCTGGGGGTGCTGCAGGCCCTGGCGGATCAGGGCTGGGTGATCCCGCAGGCGGCCATCCGCCGCGGTTTCGCCGCCGCCCGCTGGCCCGGACGCCTGCAGCAGGTGCAGTGGCGCGGCCTGCCGCTGCTGCTGGATGGCGCCCACAACCCCCCGGCGGCGGCGGCCCTGCGGGCGGAACTCGACAGCAACGGCCGCCGCCACGGGCTGCCGCCGGGACCACGGCGCTGGGTGCTGGGGATGCTGGCCAGCAAGGAGGGCCCGCAGATCGTGGGTTCCCTGCTGGCCCCGGGGGACCAGGCCTGGATCGTGCCGGTGCCGGGCCACCCGTCCTGGTCGCACCGCCAGCTGCAACAGGCGCTCGAGGACGATCTGGCCCGCCGGCTCCATCCGGCGGAGAGCCTGGAGCAGGCCCTGCGGGCCGCGGCGCCCGGCCCGGTGCCGGTGGCCGGCTCGCTCTATCTGATCGGTCACCTTCTGGCGGCGATCGCGGCAGAGTGA
- a CDS encoding RNA methyltransferase has protein sequence MSRAADPSPAAPGGRHHGGLISSRRHPLVRRLRQLHSAKGRREQQLLLLEGTHLVQEALRLGLEPVDLLATEPWQRSHGAVLRALPAGLAATMVSEEVLAAVATTDHPDGVVATLAPPPASWGPASPRLVLALDGVQDPGNLGTLIRTALAAGVEALWLAEGADPLQPKVLRASAGAALALPLQRAGRSDLLHQLELLATPAGPGALQVVATVPPRAGAMPYWELDWLQPTVLMLGQEGAGLGEAFLQRATHRVTVPHSAAVESLNVAVAAAPLLLERWRQQQRGGPLA, from the coding sequence GTGAGCCGCGCGGCCGATCCCTCCCCGGCCGCCCCCGGCGGCCGTCACCACGGCGGCCTGATCTCCAGCCGGCGCCATCCCCTGGTGCGCCGGCTGCGCCAGCTTCACAGTGCCAAGGGCCGGCGGGAGCAGCAGCTGCTGCTCCTCGAAGGCACCCACCTGGTTCAGGAGGCCCTGCGCCTTGGCCTGGAGCCCGTGGATCTGCTGGCCACCGAGCCCTGGCAACGGAGCCATGGCGCCGTGCTCCGCGCCCTCCCCGCCGGTCTGGCAGCCACCATGGTCAGCGAGGAGGTGCTGGCCGCCGTGGCCACCACAGACCATCCCGATGGGGTTGTGGCCACCCTCGCGCCGCCGCCGGCCAGCTGGGGACCGGCATCGCCCCGGCTGGTGCTGGCCCTCGATGGCGTGCAGGATCCCGGCAACCTCGGCACGCTCATCCGCACGGCCCTCGCCGCCGGGGTGGAGGCGCTGTGGTTGGCCGAAGGGGCCGATCCCCTGCAGCCCAAGGTGCTGCGGGCCTCGGCCGGGGCGGCCCTGGCCCTGCCGCTGCAGCGGGCCGGCCGCTCCGACCTGCTGCACCAGCTCGAACTGCTCGCCACTCCTGCAGGGCCTGGGGCCCTGCAGGTGGTGGCCACCGTTCCCCCCCGGGCTGGGGCGATGCCCTACTGGGAGCTGGACTGGCTGCAACCCACGGTGCTGATGCTCGGCCAGGAGGGCGCCGGCCTCGGCGAGGCGTTCCTGCAGCGGGCCACCCACCGCGTCACGGTCCCCCACAGTGCGGCCGTGGAGTCGCTGAATGTGGCCGTGGCGGCCGCCCCGCTGCTGCTGGAGCGGTGGCGTCAGCAGCAGCGGGGCGGGCCGCTGGCCTGA
- a CDS encoding amidohydrolase family protein — protein sequence MADDHSGTGSLRLKLPRALVDARLEPFGPVDADGLVALEVGWKHGRITELRPLGCSAGEQAALPLALTPPVEPHAHLDKAFTAAAHPNWQGTMAQAMLSNQEEHGVRSAEQVLARGERALDLAWRQGLRAIRSHVDSAGPAALPSWEALLELRQRWASRVELQLVALVPLAHWLTPQGEDLARWVADRGGTLGGVLGPPYATALSDREALAALLALAERLGVAVDLHVDEADRMPARGVALVVGQALEQRAAVPIVCSHAASLALLPERRLVPLAERLAQAGIGVVALPLTNLWLLGRRPGRTPVLRVQAPIRTLQRAGVQVAIGADNVQDPWFPGSDFDPLELMRLGALTSHVVPTQRQGLAPFTTAASRLLRLDWDGVLRLGAPADLVVLAAPDWIGFMARSPRRRVLRGGRWLDPPPQEQPSPLLAELTPTPDRA from the coding sequence ATGGCTGACGACCACTCCGGAACGGGCTCCCTGCGGCTGAAGCTGCCCCGGGCCCTGGTGGACGCCCGGCTCGAGCCGTTCGGCCCGGTGGATGCCGATGGCCTGGTGGCTCTGGAGGTGGGCTGGAAGCACGGCCGGATCACGGAACTGCGCCCCCTCGGCTGTTCCGCTGGGGAGCAGGCGGCCCTGCCCCTGGCGCTCACCCCGCCGGTGGAGCCCCATGCCCACCTGGACAAGGCCTTCACCGCCGCCGCCCATCCCAACTGGCAGGGCACGATGGCCCAGGCGATGCTCAGCAACCAGGAGGAGCACGGCGTGCGCAGCGCCGAGCAGGTGCTCGCGCGCGGAGAGCGCGCCCTCGATCTGGCCTGGCGGCAGGGTCTGCGCGCCATCCGCAGCCATGTGGACAGTGCCGGCCCGGCTGCCCTCCCCAGCTGGGAGGCCCTGCTCGAGCTGCGCCAGCGCTGGGCCAGTCGGGTGGAGCTGCAGCTGGTGGCGCTGGTCCCCCTGGCCCACTGGCTCACGCCCCAGGGGGAGGACCTGGCCCGCTGGGTGGCCGATCGCGGCGGGACGCTCGGAGGCGTGCTGGGGCCGCCGTACGCCACGGCCCTCTCCGATCGCGAGGCACTGGCAGCCCTGCTGGCGCTGGCGGAGCGGCTCGGTGTGGCCGTGGACCTCCATGTCGATGAAGCCGATCGGATGCCGGCCCGGGGCGTGGCCCTGGTGGTGGGCCAGGCTCTGGAGCAGCGCGCGGCGGTGCCGATCGTCTGCAGCCATGCCGCCAGCCTCGCCCTGCTGCCGGAGCGGCGTCTGGTGCCTCTGGCCGAGCGGCTGGCCCAGGCCGGCATCGGCGTGGTGGCGTTGCCGCTCACCAACCTCTGGCTGCTGGGGCGGCGGCCGGGCCGCACCCCCGTCCTGCGGGTGCAGGCGCCGATCCGCACCCTGCAGCGTGCCGGGGTTCAGGTGGCCATCGGTGCCGACAACGTGCAGGATCCCTGGTTCCCGGGCAGTGATTTCGACCCCCTGGAGCTGATGCGGCTGGGCGCGCTCACCAGCCATGTGGTGCCGACCCAGCGGCAGGGCCTTGCCCCCTTCACCACAGCGGCCTCCCGGTTGCTCCGCCTGGACTGGGACGGGGTGCTGCGGCTCGGCGCGCCGGCCGATCTGGTGGTGCTCGCCGCCCCGGACTGGATCGGCTTCATGGCCCGCTCTCCCCGCCGGCGGGTGCTGCGGGGTGGGCGGTGGCTCGACCCGCCGCCCCAGGAGCAGCCCTCGCCACTGCTCGCCGAGCTCACCCCCACCCCCGATCGCGCCTGA
- a CDS encoding FAD-binding oxidoreductase → MPEELHAGWPPGTPPPSGLIQELAAELARCDPELELIGAAQPAELERLSRDFHDYSPLLVPLLHGCRAQLAVRATTVEQVRRVAAGCARLGVPLTLRGAGTGNYGQCVPLAGGVVLELSGLNRLRQLEPATGVVEVEPGLVMAALDQQLAVHGRALRLQPSTYRSASIGGFIAGGSGGIGSLRWGFLRDPGNLLGLEVVTVEPEPRLLRLDAAASAPLNHAYGTNGILTALRLPTTEAVAWQQLVVGFDAWDSALAAAAALPATALLLNALSLLEAPIAARSPWPAGCPAAVPGEHRLLLLAAPDTLEVLPGWLQARGGTVRWQAPQGESKGLPLRELTWNHTTLHWRAQQQGWTYLQMLLPQPEAPCLAALRRRWGEDLLWHLEAVRQQGAPRLAALPLLRWSGEEPLTALMQQCRELGAVIFNPHTITVEDGGLGVVDADQVAAKAAYDPAGLLNPGKLRGWLER, encoded by the coding sequence ATGCCTGAGGAACTCCATGCCGGATGGCCGCCGGGGACGCCACCTCCGAGCGGGCTGATCCAGGAACTGGCGGCGGAACTGGCGCGCTGCGATCCGGAGCTGGAGCTGATCGGTGCTGCCCAGCCGGCCGAACTGGAGCGGCTCTCACGCGACTTCCACGACTATTCGCCCCTGCTGGTGCCCCTGCTCCACGGCTGCCGGGCCCAGCTGGCGGTGCGGGCCACCACGGTGGAGCAGGTGCGGCGGGTGGCGGCGGGCTGTGCCCGGCTGGGTGTGCCCCTCACCCTGCGCGGTGCCGGCACCGGCAACTACGGCCAGTGCGTGCCCCTGGCCGGCGGGGTGGTGCTGGAGCTCAGCGGTCTGAACCGGCTGCGCCAGCTCGAGCCCGCCACCGGGGTGGTGGAGGTGGAACCCGGCCTGGTGATGGCGGCTCTGGATCAGCAGCTGGCCGTCCACGGCCGGGCCCTGCGCCTGCAGCCCAGCACCTATCGCAGCGCCAGCATCGGCGGCTTCATCGCCGGCGGCTCCGGGGGGATCGGCTCGCTGCGCTGGGGCTTCCTGCGGGATCCCGGCAACCTGCTCGGCCTGGAGGTGGTGACCGTGGAACCCGAGCCGCGGCTGCTGCGGCTCGATGCGGCCGCCAGCGCCCCGCTCAACCACGCCTACGGCACCAACGGCATCCTCACGGCTTTGCGGCTGCCCACCACCGAAGCGGTGGCCTGGCAGCAGCTGGTGGTGGGTTTCGACGCCTGGGACTCGGCCCTCGCCGCCGCCGCCGCCCTTCCCGCCACAGCCCTGCTGCTGAACGCCCTCAGCCTGCTGGAGGCCCCGATCGCTGCCCGCTCGCCCTGGCCCGCGGGTTGTCCGGCTGCGGTGCCAGGTGAGCACCGCCTGCTGCTGCTGGCCGCTCCCGACACCCTGGAGGTGCTGCCGGGCTGGCTCCAGGCCCGCGGCGGCACGGTGCGCTGGCAGGCCCCCCAGGGGGAGAGCAAGGGCCTGCCGCTGCGGGAGCTCACCTGGAACCACACCACCCTGCACTGGCGCGCCCAGCAGCAGGGCTGGACCTACCTGCAGATGCTCCTGCCCCAGCCGGAGGCGCCGTGTCTGGCGGCCCTGCGCCGCCGTTGGGGCGAGGATCTGCTCTGGCACCTGGAGGCCGTGCGGCAGCAGGGGGCGCCGCGGCTGGCGGCCCTGCCGCTGCTGCGCTGGAGCGGCGAGGAGCCCCTGACGGCCCTGATGCAGCAGTGCCGCGAGCTCGGGGCGGTGATCTTCAATCCCCACACGATCACGGTGGAGGATGGGGGGCTCGGGGTGGTCGATGCCGACCAGGTGGCCGCCAAGGCGGCGTACGACCCCGCCGGACTGCTCAACCCGGGCAAGCTGCGCGGCTGGCTGGAGCGCTGA
- a CDS encoding DUF4359 domain-containing protein: protein MYQATDSLLGGPFRQADANLAAPLPPFFLPSPARPSWLSPSLGLPALLALVGGSLAFTNPGPDEFADYAGGRLVQEITAQVCEGDRLPSLLRLALTNCSELVASQRQALGAVVLQQTRRTNLGLFSLYHSDLGGQQVLRWRVPRLKATVVGVAGQFVLVQGGEAEPDSDAEADAEP, encoded by the coding sequence ATGTACCAAGCCACCGACAGCCTGCTCGGGGGCCCGTTCCGGCAGGCTGATGCCAACCTGGCAGCACCTCTGCCCCCGTTCTTCCTGCCCTCTCCTGCCCGCCCGTCCTGGCTCTCTCCCTCGCTGGGACTCCCGGCCCTGCTCGCGCTGGTCGGAGGCAGCCTGGCCTTCACCAATCCAGGCCCCGACGAGTTCGCCGACTACGCCGGAGGGCGGCTGGTGCAGGAGATCACGGCTCAGGTGTGCGAGGGCGACCGGCTGCCCAGCCTGCTGCGCCTCGCCCTCACCAACTGCTCCGAGCTGGTGGCCTCCCAGCGGCAGGCCCTCGGCGCGGTGGTGCTGCAGCAGACCCGGCGCACCAACCTGGGCCTGTTCAGCCTCTACCACAGCGACCTGGGCGGGCAGCAGGTGTTGCGCTGGCGGGTGCCCCGGCTCAAGGCCACCGTGGTGGGCGTGGCCGGGCAGTTCGTGCTGGTGCAGGGAGGCGAGGCCGAGCCCGATTCTGATGCCGAGGCCGATGCCGAGCCGTGA
- the murA gene encoding UDP-N-acetylglucosamine 1-carboxyvinyltransferase, with protein sequence MGLATAPAVDGSLATPDPQLLIAGGRRLEGELKVSGAKNSALVLMAACLLTREPMRLRNVPPLTDITGMGEMLESLGGRVHRHNDTLELDGSGIHSATAPYELVNSLRASFFCIGPLLARMGMAKVPLPGGCKIGTRPVIEHVKGLKALGAQVTIDHGVVTAVVPGQGHRLRGSRIHLDCPSVGATETLMMAAALAEGETVIDNAAQEPEVVDLAGLLLAMGARIRGAGTPTITIVGVPRLHGADYAVIPDRIEAGTLLLAAAITRSALRVTPVIPEHLGAVLTKLEEAGCRIEHDGIGLTITARELQAVDLRTQPFPGFPTDLQAPFMSLLATARGTSVITENIFENRLQHVAELQRMGAAIRMQSNTAFVEGVPRLSGAPVQGTDLRASAAMVLAGLAAEGITTVRGLDYLDRGYAGLEDKLSSVGASIERVGCATSTLKTPARVAA encoded by the coding sequence ATGGGTCTTGCGACAGCTCCGGCCGTGGATGGGTCCCTGGCCACCCCTGATCCCCAGCTACTGATCGCCGGTGGACGGCGTCTGGAAGGCGAGCTGAAGGTGAGCGGAGCCAAGAATTCAGCTCTGGTGCTGATGGCCGCCTGTCTGCTCACCCGCGAACCCATGCGGCTGCGGAACGTGCCGCCGCTCACCGACATCACCGGCATGGGCGAGATGCTCGAGAGCCTCGGCGGCAGGGTGCACCGCCACAACGACACCCTCGAACTCGATGGCTCCGGCATCCACAGCGCCACAGCCCCCTATGAACTGGTGAACAGCCTGCGCGCCAGCTTCTTCTGCATCGGTCCCCTTCTGGCCCGCATGGGCATGGCGAAGGTTCCGCTGCCCGGCGGCTGCAAGATCGGCACCCGACCGGTGATCGAGCATGTGAAGGGGCTCAAGGCCCTCGGGGCCCAGGTGACGATCGATCACGGCGTGGTGACGGCGGTGGTGCCCGGCCAGGGGCACCGCCTGCGCGGCAGCCGCATCCACCTCGACTGCCCCAGCGTCGGCGCCACCGAAACCCTGATGATGGCGGCGGCCCTGGCCGAGGGTGAAACCGTGATCGACAACGCCGCCCAGGAGCCCGAAGTGGTGGACCTGGCCGGCCTGCTGCTGGCGATGGGCGCCCGCATCCGGGGCGCCGGCACCCCCACCATCACGATCGTGGGGGTGCCGCGGCTGCACGGTGCGGACTACGCCGTGATCCCCGATCGCATCGAGGCCGGCACGCTGCTGCTGGCCGCGGCCATCACCCGGTCGGCCCTGCGGGTGACCCCGGTGATCCCCGAGCATCTCGGGGCCGTGCTCACCAAGCTCGAGGAAGCCGGCTGCCGCATCGAGCATGACGGCATCGGCCTCACCATCACAGCCCGGGAACTCCAGGCGGTGGATCTGCGCACCCAGCCGTTCCCCGGTTTCCCCACCGATCTTCAGGCTCCCTTCATGAGCCTGCTCGCCACCGCCCGGGGCACCAGCGTCATCACCGAGAACATCTTCGAAAACCGGTTGCAGCACGTGGCCGAACTCCAGCGCATGGGTGCCGCGATCCGGATGCAGAGCAACACGGCCTTCGTGGAGGGCGTGCCCCGGCTCAGCGGTGCCCCGGTGCAGGGAACCGACCTGCGGGCATCGGCCGCCATGGTGCTCGCCGGTCTTGCCGCCGAGGGCATCACCACCGTGCGCGGCCTCGACTACCTCGACCGGGGTTACGCCGGCCTCGAGGACAAGCTCTCCTCCGTGGGGGCCTCGATCGAGCGGGTCGGCTGTGCCACCTCCACCCTGAAGACCCCCGCCCGCGTCGCCGCCTAA
- the lpdA gene encoding dihydrolipoyl dehydrogenase: protein MSDAPSTAAHDFDVIVIGAGYGGFDAAKHAAEHGLRVAIVESGDMGGTCVNRGCVPSKALLAASGRVRELADAEHLAGFGIHAAPVRFERQKIADHANQLVATIRTNLTRTLERAGATILRGKGRLAGHQQVTVRESGSGVERTYSARDVILATGSEPFVPPGIETDGRTVFTSDEAVSLEWLPRWLAIIGSGYIGLEFADVYTALGCEVTMIEALDRVMPTFDPDIAKIATRHLIDGRDIDARSGVLARKVTPGCPVTIELADMQSRELVETLEVDAVLVATGRVPSSRELNLAAVGVETNRGFIPVDERMQVLVNGQPVPHLWAVGDVTGKMMLAHTAAAQGTVAVDNILGHSRRIDYRSIPAATFTHPEISSVGLSEAEAKELAAQDGFELGSVRSYFKANSKALAELESDGLMKLLFNKATGEVLGAHIYGLHAADLIQEIANAVARRQSVVQLASEVHTHPTLSEVVEVAYKQAAMAVA, encoded by the coding sequence GTGAGCGACGCCCCCTCCACAGCCGCCCATGACTTCGACGTGATCGTGATCGGAGCCGGTTACGGCGGCTTTGATGCCGCCAAACATGCGGCGGAGCACGGGTTGCGGGTGGCCATCGTGGAGTCGGGCGACATGGGGGGCACCTGCGTGAACCGGGGCTGTGTGCCGAGCAAGGCGCTGCTGGCCGCCAGCGGCCGGGTGCGGGAGCTGGCCGATGCCGAGCATCTGGCCGGCTTCGGCATCCACGCGGCGCCGGTGCGCTTCGAGCGCCAGAAGATCGCCGACCACGCCAACCAGCTGGTGGCCACGATCCGCACCAACCTCACCCGCACCCTGGAGCGGGCCGGCGCCACCATCCTGCGGGGCAAGGGGCGTCTGGCCGGCCACCAGCAGGTGACCGTGCGGGAGAGCGGCAGCGGTGTGGAGCGCACCTACAGCGCCCGTGACGTAATCCTGGCCACCGGCTCCGAGCCGTTTGTGCCGCCGGGCATTGAAACCGACGGCCGCACGGTGTTCACCAGTGATGAGGCCGTGAGCCTGGAATGGCTGCCCCGCTGGCTGGCGATCATCGGCAGCGGCTACATCGGGCTGGAGTTCGCCGATGTCTACACGGCCCTGGGCTGCGAGGTCACGATGATCGAGGCCCTCGACCGGGTGATGCCCACCTTCGATCCGGACATCGCCAAGATCGCCACCCGCCACCTGATCGACGGCCGCGACATCGATGCCCGCTCCGGCGTGCTGGCCCGCAAGGTCACCCCGGGCTGTCCTGTGACCATCGAGCTGGCGGACATGCAGAGCAGGGAGCTGGTGGAAACCCTGGAGGTGGATGCGGTGCTGGTGGCCACCGGCCGGGTGCCGAGCAGCCGGGAGCTGAACCTCGCCGCCGTGGGGGTGGAAACCAACCGGGGGTTCATTCCGGTGGATGAGCGGATGCAGGTGCTGGTGAACGGCCAGCCGGTGCCCCACCTCTGGGCCGTGGGCGACGTGACCGGCAAGATGATGCTGGCCCACACCGCCGCTGCCCAGGGCACCGTGGCCGTGGACAACATCCTCGGCCACAGCCGCCGCATCGATTACCGCTCCATCCCGGCGGCCACCTTCACCCACCCCGAGATCAGCTCGGTGGGGCTGAGCGAGGCTGAAGCGAAGGAGCTGGCTGCGCAGGATGGTTTCGAGCTGGGCAGTGTGCGCAGCTACTTCAAGGCCAACTCCAAGGCCCTGGCGGAGCTCGAGAGCGACGGCCTGATGAAGCTGCTGTTCAACAAGGCCACCGGCGAAGTGCTGGGGGCCCACATCTACGGACTCCACGCCGCCGATCTGATCCAGGAGATCGCCAACGCCGTGGCACGCCGCCAGAGTGTGGTGCAGCTGGCCAGCGAGGTGCACACCCACCCCACCCTCAGCGAGGTGGTGGAGGTGGCCTACAAGCAGGCCGCCATGGCGGTGGCCTGA
- a CDS encoding aspartate aminotransferase family protein produces the protein MDTYARFPISLSRGRGVWVWDEQGRRYLDCVAGIAVCTLGHSDPSLRRSLGRQLGRLQHVSNLYRIPEQEQLARAITGQSCFDRVFFCNSGAEANEAAIKLARKHGQVVRGIRGTTERPPLILTAEASFHGRTLAAVTATGQPKYHQGFAPMVQGFRYFPYNDIAAFEALLTAAEADGPQVAAVLLEPLQGEGGVHPGDRTFFQRVRQLCDAKQILLIFDEVQIGVGRSGRLWGYEQLGVEPDAITLAKGLGGGIPIGALAVKRAVDHFRPGDHASTFGGNPFACRAGLTVLDEIRRRRLLDHVQRMGELLQRELGALVDRHPAQLEGVRGWGLLQGLVLRDQGPTAPELVKAALGQGLLVVPAGPGVVRFVPPLTIQARQLRQAVLLLERALVGLG, from the coding sequence ATGGACACCTACGCCCGTTTCCCGATCAGCCTCAGCCGCGGCCGGGGCGTGTGGGTGTGGGACGAGCAGGGCAGGCGCTATCTGGACTGTGTGGCCGGGATCGCTGTCTGCACCCTGGGCCACAGCGATCCCAGCCTGCGGCGTTCCCTCGGCCGGCAGCTGGGAAGGCTGCAGCATGTCTCCAACCTCTACCGGATCCCGGAGCAGGAGCAGCTCGCCCGGGCCATCACCGGCCAGAGCTGCTTCGACCGGGTGTTCTTCTGCAACTCCGGGGCCGAGGCCAACGAAGCGGCCATCAAGCTGGCCCGCAAGCATGGCCAGGTGGTGCGGGGCATCCGCGGCACCACCGAGCGGCCGCCCCTGATCCTCACCGCCGAGGCCAGCTTCCACGGCCGCACCCTCGCGGCGGTGACGGCCACGGGCCAACCCAAGTACCACCAGGGCTTCGCCCCGATGGTGCAGGGCTTCCGCTACTTCCCCTACAACGACATCGCCGCCTTCGAAGCCCTGCTCACCGCTGCCGAGGCCGATGGCCCCCAGGTGGCGGCCGTGCTCCTGGAACCCCTGCAGGGGGAAGGGGGCGTGCATCCGGGCGATCGCACCTTCTTCCAGCGGGTGCGTCAGCTCTGTGACGCCAAGCAGATCCTGCTGATCTTCGATGAGGTGCAGATCGGCGTGGGGCGCAGCGGCCGGCTCTGGGGCTACGAGCAACTGGGCGTGGAGCCCGATGCCATCACCCTCGCCAAGGGCCTGGGGGGCGGCATTCCGATCGGGGCCCTGGCGGTGAAGCGGGCGGTGGACCACTTCCGCCCCGGCGACCACGCCAGCACCTTCGGCGGCAATCCCTTCGCCTGCCGCGCGGGCCTCACCGTGCTCGATGAAATCCGGCGGCGCCGCCTGCTCGATCACGTGCAGCGGATGGGAGAGCTGCTGCAGCGGGAGCTGGGCGCCCTGGTGGACCGCCATCCCGCCCAGCTGGAGGGGGTGCGGGGCTGGGGACTGCTGCAGGGGCTGGTGCTCAGGGACCAGGGTCCGACGGCACCGGAGCTGGTGAAGGCCGCCCTGGGCCAGGGCCTGCTGGTGGTGCCCGCCGGCCCCGGCGTGGTGCGCTTCGTGCCGCCGCTCACGATCCAGGCCCGCCAGCTGCGCCAGGCCGTGCTGCTGCTGGAACGGGCGCTGGTGGGCCTCGGCTGA
- a CDS encoding pentapeptide repeat-containing protein — protein sequence MTTIPARLRPVPPLVSPLVPHLERLVAILLALVVLAWGLAAAPAPAAAEFSGVDYTLTNQNEQDFSGQDLANTSFAGAAGRHADFSGANLHGAILTQAAFPEASFAGADLSGVLMDKVDFSGADFTGADLSDVIASGSNFSGATVTNADFTGALIDRADQRLLCRDAEGIHPGTGADTRLSLGC from the coding sequence GTGACCACCATCCCCGCCCGCCTGCGCCCGGTGCCGCCCCTGGTGTCACCGCTGGTGCCACACCTGGAGCGGCTGGTGGCCATCCTGCTGGCGCTGGTGGTGCTGGCGTGGGGCCTGGCGGCGGCGCCGGCCCCCGCGGCGGCCGAGTTCTCCGGTGTCGACTACACCCTCACCAACCAGAACGAACAGGACTTCAGCGGCCAGGATCTGGCCAACACCTCCTTCGCCGGAGCCGCCGGCCGCCATGCCGACTTTTCAGGGGCCAACCTGCACGGGGCCATCCTCACCCAGGCGGCCTTCCCGGAGGCCAGCTTCGCGGGCGCGGATCTCAGCGGTGTGCTGATGGACAAGGTGGACTTCAGTGGCGCCGACTTCACCGGCGCCGACCTCAGCGACGTGATCGCCTCCGGCAGCAACTTCAGCGGCGCCACCGTGACCAACGCCGACTTCACCGGCGCCCTGATCGATCGGGCCGACCAGCGGCTGCTGTGCCGGGATGCGGAGGGAATCCACCCCGGCACCGGTGCCGACACCCGGCTGAGCCTGGGCTGCTGA